The DNA sequence GCCAGCCCGAGTAGTTGGTGCGGGGCCGGGGCTGCCACTGCGGCTCGACGCAGGTGTTGTACTGCACCAGCACCCGGCGGATATCCGCTTCCGAAAAAGGCAGGGCCATCAGCGCGGGGTCGGTGTGGCGCAGGCTAGGGCAGGCGCGCAGGTACCGGTTCAGCACCACGTGCCAGTTGCTGGCCGTCAGCTCGTACAGCGTATCCGAGGCAGCGGTGCCGAGCAGCAGGCCCTGATCATTCGAAAAAGAGTACAAGCTGGCCGGCCCCGGCGTTTGCAGCAGCACGAAACGGGCCGAGTCGGCTCCGGTGGCCAGCTGCACTACCTTGCTCAGGATGGGGGCATGGCCCCGCAGGCCATAGCCGCGCAGCTGGTCGGGGCGGTACACCTGCGCTGCCTGCCGGGAGGCCGGGTAGAAGAGAAGCCGCTGGCCGGATTTCTCGACCACGTCGCCGGGCAGCGTGTCGCCGGAGGTGGTAATGACAAAGCCCGGCAAGCCCTGCGCGCGGGCAGCAGCGGTAGAAATTAGCAGAAAGAGAAAAAAGTAAAGTCGAATCATGCCACTGAACACAAAAGATAAAACAGCTAGTGGCTACAAATATAAACTGGATTTGTGGCCCCAGCGAATTGGTAGGCATAGCTGCTTTGTAGCCCCCAATAGCCTCGCTATGCACCCGCAACGGCTGAAAGCCCCCTTGGGCCGGGTAGCCGGGAGCCGCCTTGAGGGCCACTTCTTAAGTCGGGGCTGATTTGTGTAACGAGCTGATTACAAGAAATGACAAGTGAAATCCAGAAGCGCTGAAAAGTCTAAAAACTTGGTCTTTTATTGGCCATTCTTATATCGGGTAACTCGAATAAAGCCCAACTTGCTGCCGCCTGCCGCTGATTGGTAGGTCGCACAAAAACGGCAAGCACCATGCATCTGCTACCCACATTCCCGTTGCGCCGCTGGGCGGCAATTCTCCTGTTCAGCACCCTGGCCCTGCCCGCGCTGGCGCAGTCCGGCAACGACCAGGAGCTGTTTGAAACCCAGAAGCGGCTGAGCGTCGGCGTTACCAAGTTTGCCGAGGCCCGCACCGCCGTCAACGCCTTTATCAGCCGCCGGGCGGCCTGGGTGCAGAAGCAGGAAGAAACGCCCGACCAGCTCACGGCCGAATTCGTGCTGCCGACCCGCGCCCTGGGCGGCCTCGACTCGCTGGCGGCCGGGCTGGGCTTCGTGCTGGAAAACAACCTGAACGCCCACAACCTGACCTCCCGCCTACAGGAGCTGAAGGCCGACGAGCAGGACTTGCAGGCCCAGCTGGCCCTGGCCACGCTGGAGCTGCGCAACCCCCGGCTGGAAGAGCCCAAGCGCCAGAGCCTCCAGGAGCAGGCCGCCCGCTACGAAACCCGACTGCGCGAGCTGCGGCAGCGCCAGCAGGTGGTAGCCAGCCACGCCGGCCAGGCCTACGTAACGCTGCGCCTCTACGACGAGGTGACTTTCCCGACCGGTAACCGCAAGGTGAGCTTCGTGAACATGCCCGGCGTGGAATATGGCTACCTGCGCCTCGACAACCCCAAGCCCGGCCTGAGCAGCCGCGCCTACCAGGGCTACGCCATCAAATACATGTTTACCCGCGGCAAGAGCTACTTCAACCTGGGCGTGTATAAGCCGCTGGAAAAAGCCGAGGAGCCGGAGTTTATCAACGAGCTGTTCGTCATCAACTTCGGCCAGGACTTCTACCCGCGCAACTTCGGCCGGGGCCGGCGCAAGTTCCTGAACCTGTACACCAGCTACCAGGTGGGCGGCTTTATTCTGAACCGCAATAGCGACGAGGACAACGAGTTTATTCCCAACCTGAACCTGGGCCTGGGTATCGAACTGATCAAGACCCGCCACATCCTGCTCGATACCAAAGCCAGCTACTTCGTGCCCCTCCACG is a window from the Hymenobacter aquaticus genome containing:
- a CDS encoding DUF4349 domain-containing protein; amino-acid sequence: MHLLPTFPLRRWAAILLFSTLALPALAQSGNDQELFETQKRLSVGVTKFAEARTAVNAFISRRAAWVQKQEETPDQLTAEFVLPTRALGGLDSLAAGLGFVLENNLNAHNLTSRLQELKADEQDLQAQLALATLELRNPRLEEPKRQSLQEQAARYETRLRELRQRQQVVASHAGQAYVTLRLYDEVTFPTGNRKVSFVNMPGVEYGYLRLDNPKPGLSSRAYQGYAIKYMFTRGKSYFNLGVYKPLEKAEEPEFINELFVINFGQDFYPRNFGRGRRKFLNLYTSYQVGGFILNRNSDEDNEFIPNLNLGLGIELIKTRHILLDTKASYFVPLHDHSRDLRGILGQASFNFVF